The genomic segment GGCAGATACTCTGTGGATTTTCCACCAGGCTATTGCGTATTTCGCAAAGGTAGAATAAATTGACGTACAGTGCTGATTGTAAATCTGCGGCATGTCCATGTTTGCTGGGAATCACCTCAGTGGAAATTTACCCTATCATGCGGTGAAATTTCCGGAAATCTGCAACAATATCCGTCCCGTGTGACGTCTTAATCCCATATGACGCGCATTCATTATGAAAACCTCCAGGAGGTTCAGTAACGAGGCATCATGGAGACGAGGCACTTTACACATGATACCTCGTCAGAACCTAAGCCAGTGAACTGTGTGGAGTTAAGACGTCTCGGCCTtcacatgacttttttttttttttttcttccctcctttCTCCTAAAACTTGTGATCTTCCAGCTCAAAAAGGGAGTCACTCCTTCCTCCAGCCTGGAAGCTGAGAGCTGCCCCACCGCAAAGGAAATACCATCTGACTCCCTGACCATACAATAATGACTCTCTCCAAGGATGTGGAGTATCAGGCccctactactactcccagcaccgGGAAGGTGCCCGCTCTGGATGGCATGGATTACAGTAGCAGTAGCAGTCTTGAGCAGATGGAGGGGGTCTTCAAGTCGGTGGAGCCCCCCAGAAGGTCCACTGGCAGGCTGCTTATGCATGGCATGGCCATGTTTGGGAGGGAGTTTTGTTACGCGGTGGAAGCTGCTTATGTCACCCCTGTCCTACTGAGCGTTGGACTCCCTAAGAGCTTGTACAGCCTGGTCTGGCTCATCAGCCCCATCTTGGGTTTCGTTCTGCAGCCGGTGGTAGGATCTGCCAGTGACTACTGTCGGTCTCGCTGGGGCAGACGGAGACCCTACATCCTGGCGTTGGGGATTCTGATGGTTTTGGGTATGACGCTCTACCTCAATGGCGACACTGTGATAACCGGTAAGTAGGATGTCTGCTTTATGATACTGGGTGAAGTTTGGGGGAGGTGAGATTTATTGAAATCGGCgctgttgccaatagcaaccagttGGCTCCGCTCTCATTTCAAGGGCCCTTTGGAGAATGAGAGTTGGAAGttcattggttgccatgggcaacactGCCGCTCCAATTCTCTCCCAATTTGTGTTATAGGGCCAGGGACCGCTACCAATAAACCGATGCAGCAAATCTGAATTTGTCATGTAAAGGGCCAATTTGTAAGTGTCTCAGATGgcaggggtctgaccactgggttcCCTCCCATTTAAATGTAGCGCATGCTGCACGCCACCGGAGAGAGGTGAACCTCCCATAAGGTGGAGCGGAGCAAGAGAGTCTGCTACTCTATTCAAATGGTGAACACGGGCCCCCGTTCTTGTGTTCAGCTGGGGccccagtggtttgaccaccacctATTCTGTGGATACGGGATAAGTTGTCTTAATGGGACTACCCCTTAAAGTCACCGGGAAACGCTTACAGCCTTGTCTAAAAAcaaaactgtctttgttgcccctagcaaccaatcacagctcagctttcattttgtattccgctcttgaaaaatgaaagccgcactgtgattggttgctatgggtgaccAGGACAGGCTCAGAAATCTCCCCTAATTGCTCCTACAGGTGTAGCCCGGGCCCTCAGCTCTGACTGTCTGGTTGCTATAGATACACTTGCCTGACAACGACTACACACAACTCTAGCAACCAGGGTCAGATTACCCAGCTTGACACAAAAATGCGTAAGGAGACTTGGCAGCGCTCCATTGTTTTTATTGgcttgtcgtttttttttttttttctactcagAAGTCCTAATTTGTGGCAAATTTATTATTGCCGTTTATACAGCGTGCGCCAGTGTGATTTAGATTTGGCGTGTCTTTCCGATTTAGGGAGTGTGGGCCAATGTGTTGTGTgaaatgacaaactcagctctgctacatttaacaGATGAGCTGTTGATCTGCTGCAGGTGCAGTGGGATTGTGATTGTCATATAACCACATGGGGCATTAGGCAGCACGTGCTCAAACCGTGACCCCCTGTGGCAGCCAATAACCATGAATT from the Bufo bufo chromosome 2, aBufBuf1.1, whole genome shotgun sequence genome contains:
- the SLC45A2 gene encoding membrane-associated transporter protein; the protein is MTLSKDVEYQAPTTTPSTGKVPALDGMDYSSSSSLEQMEGVFKSVEPPRRSTGRLLMHGMAMFGREFCYAVEAAYVTPVLLSVGLPKSLYSLVWLISPILGFVLQPVVGSASDYCRSRWGRRRPYILALGILMVLGMTLYLNGDTVITAIFRNRNSPEKRTWAIVITMLGVVAFDFAADFIDGPIKAYLFDVCSHQDKERGLHYHALLTGAEANDSEVSGPRPPNHAVSLSLPVCEPPHRMDGLPRKHAFLYRLYGADCLPWKSICTS